One genomic window of Acidobacteriota bacterium includes the following:
- the rpoN gene encoding RNA polymerase factor sigma-54, with amino-acid sequence MVVLQHRLNVKLSQRQILTPGLVQMVSVLALNKLELKDMINAEMVENPVLEELEDAIPLLDDVGRQEEERDRLAAQATADEKPVADEKKDPFEEIDFGSFFQDYLDPGYRSRGEMEEIEKPSFENFLSKPGNLSDHLLWQLGAISVSTPVHDAAEVIIGNLSEDGYLIASDEEMLGIAPPAAPEVDAQTQAKIVGEAQAIGIDADVPTELESGDEGLDYGDHPDFPDVTPSVPPSDYSSAVVEAVSIPVSSGVAAQAQMAPEPQMSAPAPASLQMPAPVPASFTREDLHQALEIVRQFDPPGIACRDLRECLLCQLQYHLAQLQAHRNMNGHAATEEVLKDAMAVVDQHLRAVTLKQFKEIGRAIGRPVEAVTAALDYVRTLDPRPGLQYNKVPARLIEPDVAFIKHGDEWLVIMNDEDMPTLRLNPAYKRLLTRDGNDRDTRNYVKERYKSAIQLIKNIEQRKQTIMKVCYSIVARQQDFLELGIDQLKPMMIKEVAEEIGVHPSTVSRAVASKYAHTPQGVFELRYFFSESVQGPEGGNTSLLILKRRVKKLIEEEDPSRPLTDEQITRILQSQGIQVTRRTVAKYREDMKIPSTHQRRVKK; translated from the coding sequence ATGGTCGTCCTCCAACATCGTTTGAACGTGAAACTGTCGCAGCGGCAGATCCTGACTCCGGGTCTGGTGCAGATGGTTTCCGTGCTTGCGCTCAATAAACTTGAGCTCAAGGACATGATCAATGCCGAGATGGTCGAGAACCCTGTTCTCGAAGAGTTGGAAGACGCCATCCCGTTGCTTGATGATGTCGGACGCCAGGAAGAAGAACGCGACCGCCTGGCTGCTCAGGCCACCGCCGACGAGAAACCCGTCGCCGACGAGAAAAAAGACCCTTTTGAAGAAATCGATTTTGGCTCTTTCTTTCAGGACTACCTCGATCCCGGTTATCGCAGCCGCGGCGAGATGGAAGAAATCGAGAAGCCATCGTTCGAAAATTTCCTTTCCAAGCCCGGCAACCTGTCCGACCACCTGCTCTGGCAACTGGGAGCAATTTCGGTCAGCACTCCCGTACATGATGCCGCTGAAGTCATCATCGGCAATCTGAGCGAAGACGGCTACCTGATCGCCAGCGACGAAGAAATGCTGGGGATCGCGCCGCCCGCCGCTCCGGAAGTGGATGCGCAGACCCAGGCCAAGATTGTCGGAGAAGCTCAGGCAATCGGGATCGATGCCGACGTGCCCACGGAACTGGAATCTGGCGACGAAGGCCTGGACTACGGAGACCATCCCGATTTTCCGGACGTTACGCCATCAGTTCCACCCTCTGATTACAGTAGCGCCGTGGTCGAAGCCGTGAGTATCCCGGTTTCTAGCGGCGTGGCTGCGCAGGCGCAGATGGCACCGGAGCCGCAGATGTCCGCTCCTGCACCCGCTTCGTTGCAAATGCCTGCACCGGTCCCCGCAAGTTTCACGCGAGAGGATCTGCATCAGGCGCTGGAAATTGTGCGCCAGTTCGATCCACCGGGAATTGCGTGCCGTGATTTACGCGAGTGTCTGTTGTGCCAGTTGCAATACCACCTGGCGCAGTTACAGGCGCATCGCAACATGAACGGACACGCCGCCACTGAAGAAGTCTTGAAAGATGCGATGGCGGTGGTCGATCAGCATCTGCGCGCCGTCACGTTAAAGCAATTCAAGGAGATCGGTCGTGCGATTGGACGGCCCGTCGAAGCGGTGACGGCCGCCCTCGACTATGTCCGGACACTCGATCCTCGCCCCGGCCTGCAATACAACAAAGTTCCCGCGCGCCTGATCGAGCCGGATGTCGCCTTCATCAAGCATGGTGACGAGTGGCTGGTCATCATGAACGACGAAGACATGCCCACGTTGCGGCTGAACCCGGCCTACAAGCGTTTGCTGACCCGCGACGGCAATGATCGAGACACGCGCAACTACGTCAAAGAGCGTTACAAGTCGGCCATCCAGCTCATCAAGAACATCGAGCAGCGCAAGCAGACGATCATGAAAGTCTGCTACTCGATTGTCGCGCGCCAGCAGGATTTCCTGGAACTCGGGATTGATCAACTCAAGCCGATGATGATCAAGGAAGTGGCCGAGGAAATCGGCGTCCACCCTTCAACCGTCAGCCGCGCCGTAGCCAGCAAGTACGCGCATACGCCGCAGGGCGTTTTTGAACTACGCTACTTCTTCTCGGAAAGCGTGCAAGGCCCCGAAGGCGGCAACACCTCGCTGCTGATCTTGAAGCGGCGCGTGAAGAAATTGATCGAAGAAGAGGATCCGAGCCGTCCGTTGACCGATGAGCAGATTACTCGCATCCTGCAATCCCAAGGAATCCAGGTTACCCGCCGTACGGTGGCAAAATACCGGGAAGATATGAAGATTCCGAGTACGCACCAACGAAGAGTGAAAAAATGA
- the lptB gene encoding LPS export ABC transporter ATP-binding protein, which yields MHTLATDEIGKSYRGRRVVNGVSIQVQQGEVVGLLGPNGAGKTTSFYSIVGLIPPDTGRVLYDDEDITSVPMYLRARQYGISYLPQEASVFRKLTVEENILAVLEAQPISWHERREKAEQLIDQLGLEHIRQNRGYALSGGERRRVEIARSLCINPKFILLDEPFSGIDPIAVLDLQKIISDLRASGIGILITDHNVRETLSVTDRAYIITEGRISFSGSPEQLGSNPEVRRVYLGESFSLV from the coding sequence ATGCATACGTTGGCCACCGACGAAATCGGCAAAAGTTACCGTGGCCGGCGGGTGGTGAATGGTGTCAGCATTCAGGTTCAGCAAGGTGAAGTGGTTGGCCTTCTGGGTCCGAATGGCGCCGGAAAAACTACCTCCTTCTACTCCATTGTTGGCCTGATTCCTCCCGACACAGGTAGGGTGCTGTACGACGACGAAGATATCACTAGCGTTCCCATGTACTTACGGGCGCGCCAGTACGGCATCAGCTATCTCCCGCAAGAAGCTTCGGTGTTTCGCAAGCTGACGGTTGAGGAGAACATTCTCGCCGTCCTGGAAGCCCAGCCTATTTCCTGGCATGAGCGCCGGGAGAAGGCGGAACAGCTGATTGACCAGCTTGGGCTGGAGCATATTCGTCAAAACCGCGGTTATGCGTTGTCGGGCGGAGAGCGCCGCCGGGTTGAGATTGCCCGGTCGCTATGCATCAACCCGAAATTCATCCTGCTGGATGAGCCGTTTTCGGGCATCGACCCGATCGCAGTGCTGGACCTGCAGAAGATCATTTCGGATCTGCGAGCCAGTGGAATCGGGATCTTGATCACCGACCATAACGTGCGCGAGACGCTGTCGGTGACGGATCGGGCTTACATCATCACCGAAGGCCGGATCTCATTTTCCGGCTCGCCGGAGCAGTTGGGAAGCAACCCGGAAGTGCGCCGGGTGTATCTGGGAGAAAGCTTTTCTTTGGTATGA
- a CDS encoding RDD family protein: MSGNFYCTQCGAANTEGAQFCTNCGAATQAARPAMTAPAAAPTPMAANPYQPLQAAPFAGIVPAGGVRYGGFWIRFVAAIIDAVIVQAVVMPISFVIGGITGAAGAIGGGSNVGLAILGGLFGAVIGIAGTWLYEGLMTSSARQATLGKMIFGMRVTDLNGNRISFGRATGRYFAKWLSAFTLLIGYIVAGFTERKQALHDMIAGTLVRIG; the protein is encoded by the coding sequence ATGAGCGGAAATTTTTATTGCACGCAATGTGGCGCGGCCAACACCGAAGGCGCCCAGTTTTGTACGAATTGTGGTGCCGCGACGCAAGCAGCGCGCCCGGCCATGACGGCGCCCGCCGCGGCCCCGACACCGATGGCAGCAAATCCTTATCAGCCCTTGCAGGCCGCGCCCTTTGCGGGTATTGTGCCCGCGGGCGGTGTTCGCTATGGAGGTTTTTGGATCCGCTTTGTTGCCGCGATCATCGATGCCGTGATTGTCCAGGCCGTAGTGATGCCAATCAGCTTCGTCATCGGCGGCATCACCGGTGCCGCAGGAGCGATCGGTGGAGGGTCGAACGTCGGATTAGCAATCCTCGGCGGGCTCTTCGGCGCTGTCATCGGCATCGCCGGTACGTGGCTGTATGAGGGACTGATGACGAGTTCTGCCCGCCAGGCCACGCTTGGCAAAATGATCTTCGGGATGAGAGTCACCGATCTAAACGGCAACCGGATTTCATTCGGCCGCGCCACGGGCCGCTATTTCGCGAAATGGCTCTCAGCCTTCACGCTGCTCATCGGCTACATTGTTGCCGGCTTCACGGAGCGCAAGCAGGCACTCCATGACATGATCGCCGGAACGCTGGTGCGGATCGGCTAG
- the recJ gene encoding single-stranded-DNA-specific exonuclease RecJ yields the protein MRWISQPVDSVKARTLGAALAQSGLKIAPAALPVLSELLVRRGLDDPEVAQRFLVPELTHLHDPLQMSGMKVALDRLEAAVERKEKVLIYGDYDVDGTTAIVILKTAIELCGGTADFHVPHRIREGYGMRDEVIERAAADGVRLIISVDTGIRAFAAAETARRTGVDLIVTDHHLPGTDGVPHALAVVNPNQDGCAYPCKYLCGAGVAFKLAQGLMQRRLDAKDQARLLMSFMKVVAIATIADAVPLLGENRVFASLGLRGLRTPVNVGLKALLEVAKLGDGRNLTSTEVAFRIAPRINAAGRMDAARDVVELFSVKDMERAREIAGRLDQLNAERQDEERRILESIEHLLEEEPALREAYCMVIEGDGWHRGVIGITATRIVEKYGRPTLILSRDGDESHGSGRSIPAFHMLDALESCHELFSRYGGHAHAVGFGLPVANVAKLSAHLDAYARARLTLADFEPQLDYDASLPLENVTPELHHALQLLEPFGMNNSEPVFIARSVRLVAPPQAVKEKHVRLRVAPAAPGNAHSGQNEGGDSRPLEPRCHPDSAAIPKRNGQAPVVVESVPETASSWRRNITFKAMGWGLKKSCDQLQLLAGDNLDIAYTLGMNDHPEFGGLELTLQDVVRAKLDR from the coding sequence ATGCGTTGGATTTCGCAGCCGGTCGATTCGGTAAAGGCAAGAACTCTCGGTGCTGCGCTCGCCCAAAGCGGCCTGAAGATCGCGCCGGCAGCGCTTCCTGTCTTGTCGGAGCTGCTTGTCCGGCGAGGGCTGGACGATCCCGAAGTCGCGCAGCGCTTTCTGGTGCCCGAACTCACCCATCTGCATGACCCGCTCCAGATGAGCGGGATGAAGGTGGCACTCGATCGTCTGGAAGCTGCGGTCGAGCGCAAGGAGAAAGTACTGATTTACGGCGACTACGATGTCGACGGCACCACCGCAATCGTGATCCTCAAGACCGCGATCGAGCTTTGCGGGGGCACCGCCGATTTTCATGTCCCACACCGCATTCGCGAAGGCTACGGAATGCGCGATGAAGTGATCGAACGGGCCGCCGCCGATGGCGTTCGCCTCATCATCAGCGTAGACACCGGCATTCGCGCCTTTGCCGCCGCTGAAACTGCCCGCCGAACAGGCGTCGACCTGATCGTGACCGATCATCACCTGCCGGGAACCGATGGCGTTCCGCATGCGCTCGCCGTAGTCAATCCGAATCAGGACGGGTGCGCCTATCCCTGCAAATATCTTTGCGGCGCGGGCGTCGCTTTCAAACTTGCGCAAGGACTGATGCAGCGCCGCCTGGATGCAAAGGATCAGGCGCGCCTGTTGATGTCATTTATGAAGGTGGTGGCCATCGCGACCATTGCCGATGCCGTCCCGCTCCTCGGCGAAAATCGCGTCTTCGCCAGCCTGGGACTTCGTGGTTTGCGCACGCCGGTCAATGTGGGTCTGAAGGCTCTGCTTGAAGTCGCGAAACTCGGTGACGGGCGAAATCTCACTTCGACCGAAGTTGCGTTCCGGATCGCCCCTCGCATCAACGCCGCTGGACGGATGGATGCTGCTCGCGACGTGGTCGAACTGTTCAGCGTGAAAGATATGGAACGCGCCCGCGAGATCGCCGGGCGGCTGGATCAGCTCAATGCCGAACGTCAGGACGAAGAGCGCCGCATCTTGGAAAGCATTGAGCACCTGCTCGAAGAAGAACCTGCGCTGCGCGAAGCGTATTGCATGGTCATTGAAGGTGACGGCTGGCATCGGGGCGTGATCGGCATCACGGCCACCCGCATCGTTGAAAAGTACGGCCGGCCGACTCTGATCTTGTCGCGCGACGGAGACGAGTCGCATGGGTCGGGGCGGTCGATTCCTGCCTTCCACATGCTGGATGCGCTCGAGTCTTGCCATGAACTGTTTTCTCGTTATGGCGGACATGCGCATGCGGTTGGTTTCGGGTTACCTGTTGCAAACGTCGCGAAACTTTCCGCTCATCTCGACGCCTACGCCCGAGCCCGTCTCACGCTCGCGGACTTCGAACCGCAACTCGACTATGATGCCAGCCTTCCACTCGAGAATGTGACTCCAGAATTACATCATGCGCTGCAGTTACTGGAACCGTTTGGCATGAACAATTCCGAGCCAGTGTTTATCGCTCGGAGTGTGCGGCTCGTAGCGCCTCCGCAAGCGGTGAAAGAAAAGCATGTTCGTCTGCGCGTTGCTCCCGCAGCACCGGGGAATGCTCACTCCGGCCAGAATGAAGGCGGAGACTCCCGGCCGCTTGAGCCGCGCTGTCATCCTGACTCGGCGGCAATTCCTAAACGAAATGGACAGGCTCCGGTGGTTGTCGAATCTGTTCCCGAGACAGCGTCGTCATGGCGCCGCAACATTACCTTCAAGGCGATGGGGTGGGGTTTGAAAAAATCCTGTGATCAGCTTCAATTGCTGGCCGGGGACAACCTCGATATCGCATACACGCTGGGGATGAACGATCATCCTGAGTTCGGTGGCCTGGAGTTGACGTTGCAGGATGTGGTCCGTGCCAAGCTGGACCGCTAG
- a CDS encoding HDOD domain-containing protein, with amino-acid sequence MYMGTLAASRAQSAKPPEILLALEKLPPFPTVALRAMNVLSGTDTSLSELCDLVRADPVFTGEILRIANSPLIAFSKEVTSILQASMLLGFRRLRRVVITVGLRSYMDKSFTPALRSCWRHCVASAMVAERIARWNLIDSDFAYTAGILHDIGRVALASLRPEEYSAMVERAAGDPNWNALEREQEVFGLDHCSAGRMLIQSWKLPETFLDTTCAHHEPLSRKDDPAEVIRLSCLLADALGFAAVQHCSIRSFEQILIDFPESIRKHMLTRDEMTAEIAKEIQTIESA; translated from the coding sequence ATGTATATGGGAACCCTTGCTGCCAGCCGTGCGCAATCCGCCAAACCGCCGGAAATATTGTTGGCTTTAGAAAAGCTTCCTCCCTTTCCAACGGTTGCACTCCGGGCGATGAATGTCTTGTCGGGGACGGATACGTCGCTCAGCGAACTATGCGATCTGGTGCGCGCCGATCCGGTGTTTACAGGTGAAATCCTGCGAATCGCCAATTCGCCGTTGATCGCATTTTCCAAGGAAGTGACAAGCATTCTGCAGGCCTCGATGTTGCTTGGCTTCCGTCGCCTGCGCAGAGTAGTCATCACGGTCGGGCTGCGGTCCTATATGGATAAGTCCTTTACGCCCGCGCTACGATCCTGCTGGCGTCACTGCGTGGCCAGCGCAATGGTCGCGGAACGGATTGCGCGATGGAACCTGATTGACAGTGACTTCGCTTACACGGCTGGCATCCTGCACGACATTGGCCGAGTTGCACTGGCGTCGCTGCGGCCAGAGGAATATTCAGCGATGGTCGAGCGAGCGGCGGGTGATCCGAACTGGAACGCGCTGGAGCGCGAACAGGAAGTCTTCGGACTCGATCATTGCTCGGCCGGGCGCATGCTGATCCAGTCGTGGAAGCTCCCCGAGACTTTCCTCGACACTACTTGCGCTCACCACGAACCACTGTCCCGTAAGGACGACCCGGCGGAAGTAATCCGGCTTAGTTGCCTTCTAGCGGATGCACTCGGCTTCGCGGCCGTGCAGCATTGTTCCATTCGCAGTTTTGAGCAGATCCTGATTGATTTTCCGGAGAGTATCCGCAAGCACATGCTCACCAGGGACGAAATGACGGCCGAAATCGCCAAAGAAATTCAGACGATCGAATCCGCATAA
- a CDS encoding DUF507 family protein produces MLFSKEYVGYLAREVAKKLVASGLIETKALPALNEKVHAALLDELALEDRINDEVRVILEAYSDEMQKAGANYQEMFRKVKTELTKKYKAIL; encoded by the coding sequence ATGCTCTTCTCCAAGGAATATGTGGGCTATCTGGCCCGCGAAGTCGCCAAGAAACTGGTTGCCAGCGGTCTCATCGAGACCAAGGCCCTGCCTGCCCTGAACGAAAAGGTGCATGCTGCCCTGCTTGATGAACTGGCGCTCGAGGACCGTATCAACGATGAAGTACGCGTGATTCTCGAGGCCTACTCTGACGAAATGCAGAAGGCCGGCGCGAACTATCAGGAAATGTTCCGCAAGGTGAAGACGGAACTGACCAAGAAATACAAAGCTATCCTGTAG
- a CDS encoding DUF507 family protein — MRLSRDKVNKLAHVVTDAVADMDEVEFIEDRNTVRLEVRKILDDLLMQEARIDQSARFKIESQRRTIIEGSEEWSILYRKYYNEEVKKLGV, encoded by the coding sequence GTGCGATTGAGCCGCGACAAAGTCAATAAACTCGCTCATGTAGTCACCGACGCTGTCGCTGACATGGACGAAGTAGAGTTCATCGAGGACCGCAATACCGTCCGACTCGAAGTACGCAAGATTCTCGACGATCTTCTAATGCAGGAAGCCCGCATCGATCAATCTGCGCGCTTCAAGATTGAAAGCCAGCGCCGCACGATTATCGAGGGCTCCGAAGAGTGGAGCATCCTCTACCGCAAGTACTACAACGAGGAAGTGAAGAAGCTGGGAGTTTAA
- the sppA gene encoding signal peptide peptidase SppA has product MSKAVVRFLAILGALWLITMVIMIVLVLGMKGTVPEKTILEANFEQALPEDVPDSPTAKLMNGERTTLRDVVDAIDRASTDDRVVGMVAKIGAPPLGMAKVQEIREAVGRFRAHKKFAIAYAETFGEFGPGNGAYYLATSFDQIYLQPSGDIGLTGIIMESPFVKGTLGKLGITFHGDHRYEYKNALNFYTQTKFTPEHKEAMTAIMNSWFNQMKDGICQARQIAPEKFQSIVDAGPYLGKEAVSAKLVDGVAYRDEVYSQARSKAGARAQFLYLGKYLDRAGRPHDKGKKIALVFGVGGVTRGRSDYDPVQGSQNMGSDTVAGAIRAAVADNDVKAILFRVDSPGGSYVASDTIWREVVNARKAGKPVIVSMGDLAGSGGYFVAMAADKIVAQPGTITASIGVLGGKMLTSGLWDKVGLSWDEVHQGNNATMFTGTQDYTPAEWARFEAWLDRVYVDFTGKVADGRRLSKERVLEIAKGRIWSGQDAKNLGLVDELGGFDTALTLAKKAAGIAEGDDVKIVEYPKPKTFLQSLLQRGGADNSDKEAVGQTLARILETVQPVARQLDAAGITRKKEQEDVLRMPDVEAGK; this is encoded by the coding sequence ATGTCCAAGGCAGTCGTCCGTTTTCTTGCCATCCTGGGAGCGTTGTGGCTGATCACAATGGTGATCATGATCGTGTTGGTTTTGGGGATGAAAGGTACTGTCCCCGAGAAAACCATTCTGGAAGCAAACTTCGAACAGGCCTTGCCCGAAGACGTTCCGGATAGTCCGACCGCCAAGTTGATGAACGGAGAGCGAACGACCCTGCGGGATGTCGTAGACGCGATCGATCGCGCGTCGACGGACGATCGTGTTGTCGGCATGGTCGCGAAAATCGGTGCTCCTCCACTCGGCATGGCGAAGGTGCAGGAGATTCGCGAAGCCGTCGGGCGCTTCCGTGCGCACAAGAAATTTGCCATTGCCTATGCCGAAACCTTCGGTGAGTTCGGTCCCGGCAACGGCGCGTACTACCTGGCTACTTCGTTCGATCAGATCTATCTGCAACCTTCTGGCGACATCGGATTGACCGGCATCATCATGGAGTCTCCGTTCGTCAAAGGGACGCTGGGCAAGTTGGGCATCACTTTCCATGGCGATCATCGCTACGAGTACAAGAACGCGCTCAATTTCTACACCCAGACCAAGTTCACGCCGGAGCATAAGGAGGCGATGACGGCGATCATGAATTCCTGGTTCAACCAGATGAAAGACGGCATCTGCCAGGCTCGCCAGATCGCGCCCGAGAAATTCCAGTCCATCGTGGATGCAGGACCCTATCTGGGAAAAGAAGCCGTATCGGCGAAGCTGGTGGATGGTGTTGCGTATCGCGACGAAGTTTACAGCCAGGCCCGCAGCAAAGCAGGCGCGCGCGCGCAGTTCCTTTATCTCGGGAAATATCTCGACCGCGCCGGACGCCCGCATGATAAAGGCAAGAAGATCGCGCTCGTTTTCGGCGTCGGTGGTGTGACCCGTGGCCGGAGCGATTACGATCCCGTGCAAGGCAGCCAGAATATGGGATCCGACACGGTTGCGGGCGCAATCCGTGCGGCGGTTGCTGACAATGATGTGAAAGCGATTCTGTTCCGCGTCGATAGTCCCGGCGGTTCGTACGTCGCTTCCGACACCATCTGGCGCGAAGTCGTCAACGCGCGCAAAGCCGGTAAGCCCGTAATTGTTTCGATGGGGGACCTCGCCGGATCCGGCGGATATTTCGTTGCCATGGCCGCGGACAAAATCGTCGCGCAGCCGGGAACGATCACTGCGTCGATCGGCGTGCTCGGCGGCAAGATGCTGACGTCCGGCTTGTGGGACAAAGTTGGCCTCAGCTGGGATGAGGTTCATCAGGGCAACAATGCCACCATGTTCACCGGTACGCAGGATTACACGCCTGCCGAATGGGCGCGGTTCGAAGCCTGGCTCGACCGTGTCTACGTGGACTTTACCGGCAAGGTTGCAGACGGGCGAAGGCTGTCCAAAGAAAGAGTTCTAGAGATTGCAAAGGGACGAATCTGGTCCGGGCAGGATGCCAAGAATCTAGGACTGGTGGATGAACTTGGCGGTTTCGATACGGCTCTCACCCTTGCCAAGAAAGCGGCCGGCATTGCCGAAGGCGACGACGTAAAAATCGTCGAGTACCCGAAGCCGAAGACATTCCTGCAGAGCTTGCTACAGCGGGGAGGTGCCGACAATAGCGACAAGGAAGCCGTCGGGCAGACCCTCGCGCGCATTCTGGAAACAGTCCAACCCGTCGCCCGCCAGCTCGATGCCGCGGGGATCACTCGCAAGAAAGAACAAGAGGATGTTCTAAGAATGCCCGATGTCGAGGCGGGAAAGTAG
- the ilvD gene encoding dihydroxy-acid dehydratase yields MDLKHRSRSITDGRDQAPARAMYKSIGFTDADLAKPLIAVANTWIETMPCNFHLRRLSAKVKEGIRAAGGTPMEFNTIAISDGETMGTEGMRASLVSREVIADSIELVCRGQLFDAAVCVVGCDKTIPAAAMALARMNLPGLVLYGGTIAAGKYKGKDVTIQDVFEAVGANAAGKMSDADLLALENVACPGAGACGGQYTANTMSTVMELIGLSPMGFNGIPAMDPRKDEVSFRCGEVVMNLLKRGIRPSDILTHAAFENAIAGVATTGGSTNAVLHLLAISREIGLPLQIDDFQRVSERTPLLADLKPAGKYVAADVDAAGGIPVIAKRLLDGKHADGSTMTVTGKTFAEEANAAKETPGQAVIAPLSKPLKATGGLVILKGNLAPGGGVVKMSGHERGSHTGPARVFESEESAMKAVTSKQIKAGDVVVIRYEGPKGGPGMREMLSVTAAIVGEGLGESVALITDGRFSGATRGLMVGHVAPEAALGGPIAAIREGDRITIDTKVRKLELEISDAEIARRMAEWKAPEPRYKTGVFAKYAALVTSASEGAITTPGRH; encoded by the coding sequence ATGGACCTCAAACATCGCAGTCGCAGTATCACCGATGGGCGCGACCAGGCTCCGGCTCGCGCCATGTATAAATCGATCGGCTTCACGGATGCCGACCTTGCAAAGCCGCTGATCGCCGTCGCCAACACTTGGATCGAGACCATGCCCTGCAACTTCCACCTGCGCCGTTTGTCGGCGAAGGTGAAGGAAGGCATTCGCGCGGCGGGAGGTACGCCGATGGAATTCAACACCATCGCCATCTCCGATGGCGAGACCATGGGCACGGAAGGCATGCGGGCCTCGCTCGTGAGTCGCGAAGTGATTGCCGACTCCATCGAACTGGTCTGCCGAGGACAGTTGTTCGACGCCGCCGTATGCGTGGTTGGTTGCGACAAGACGATACCAGCCGCGGCCATGGCACTGGCTCGCATGAATCTACCTGGCCTGGTTCTTTACGGCGGAACCATTGCTGCCGGGAAGTACAAGGGCAAAGACGTCACTATTCAGGATGTGTTCGAAGCGGTTGGTGCGAATGCGGCCGGCAAGATGAGTGATGCGGATCTGCTCGCCCTCGAAAATGTTGCCTGTCCCGGTGCGGGCGCATGCGGTGGTCAGTACACCGCCAACACCATGAGCACCGTCATGGAGTTGATCGGACTTTCTCCCATGGGCTTCAACGGCATTCCTGCGATGGATCCTCGGAAAGACGAAGTTTCGTTCCGCTGCGGTGAAGTGGTGATGAATTTATTGAAGCGAGGAATTCGGCCGAGCGACATCCTGACGCACGCAGCGTTTGAGAATGCGATTGCCGGCGTGGCGACGACCGGTGGCTCGACCAATGCTGTCCTTCACTTGCTCGCGATTTCCCGCGAGATCGGCCTTCCTCTCCAGATCGACGATTTCCAGCGCGTCAGTGAACGTACTCCGCTGCTGGCCGATCTGAAGCCGGCGGGAAAATATGTTGCTGCGGACGTGGATGCTGCGGGCGGCATTCCTGTCATCGCCAAGCGGTTGCTCGATGGCAAACATGCCGATGGCTCAACCATGACGGTAACGGGAAAGACATTTGCCGAAGAAGCGAACGCGGCGAAGGAAACTCCCGGCCAGGCGGTCATCGCTCCCTTGAGCAAGCCGTTGAAGGCGACCGGCGGCTTGGTCATTTTGAAAGGGAATCTCGCTCCGGGCGGCGGCGTGGTGAAGATGAGCGGCCACGAACGCGGATCGCATACGGGTCCAGCGCGCGTTTTTGAATCGGAAGAATCCGCCATGAAGGCAGTGACCAGCAAGCAGATCAAAGCGGGGGACGTTGTTGTCATCCGCTATGAAGGTCCGAAGGGCGGACCGGGCATGCGCGAAATGCTGAGTGTGACTGCGGCGATTGTCGGCGAAGGGCTCGGCGAAAGCGTCGCGCTCATCACCGATGGACGATTTAGCGGCGCCACGCGCGGACTGATGGTCGGACACGTTGCGCCAGAAGCGGCGCTGGGCGGCCCAATCGCGGCTATACGCGAAGGGGACCGCATCACCATTGATACCAAAGTCCGCAAGCTGGAACTGGAAATTTCCGACGCCGAAATTGCCCGGCGTATGGCGGAATGGAAAGCTCCTGAGCCGCGCTACAAAACCGGAGTATTCGCGAAGTACGCTGCGCTGGTTACGTCCGCCTCCGAAGGCGCGATTACGACCCCTGGACGCCACTGA